The following coding sequences lie in one Streptomyces albofaciens JCM 4342 genomic window:
- a CDS encoding RDD family protein has product MNELVTGEAVVLGLRPARLPSRALAILVDLAMTWTAYILLSVVMLSATASMDDAARAAVSVALFVLVLVGVPIIVETLSRGRSLGKLACGLRVVREDGGPVRFRHALVRGAMGAIEIVLTMGVVACIASLVSARGRRLGDVFAGTVVVRERIPTPRGMPVLPPPPPWLAAELGALDLSRVPDSWWLTVRQFLTRISQLDPQVGGAMAARLTGDLSGWTGASVPAGMHPAVYLAAVVGERQAREAQRAFGAPLGAPGPVAAGAAWGGTQAGGNAAGGQGGSGGIEPTGAFGVAGVAGTTGAAGVSGAAGAAGAPEAAGPTSSTSPVPPVPPIPATPAIPATPPSPASGGNEVGAETRGEAEAGPGAEAGTGPATGAAPATEADPAPEADPQSSRPTTAPAGRDERRTGFAPPV; this is encoded by the coding sequence GTGAACGAGCTCGTGACGGGCGAAGCGGTGGTGTTGGGGCTGCGGCCGGCCCGGCTGCCGAGCCGGGCGCTGGCGATCCTCGTCGATCTGGCGATGACCTGGACTGCCTACATCCTGCTGTCGGTGGTGATGCTGAGCGCCACGGCGTCGATGGACGATGCGGCGCGGGCCGCCGTGTCGGTGGCGCTCTTCGTGCTGGTGCTGGTCGGGGTGCCGATCATTGTGGAGACGCTGAGCCGTGGCCGTTCGCTGGGGAAGCTGGCGTGCGGGCTGCGGGTGGTGCGCGAGGACGGCGGGCCGGTCCGGTTCCGGCACGCGCTGGTGCGGGGCGCGATGGGCGCCATAGAGATCGTCCTGACGATGGGCGTGGTGGCCTGCATCGCTTCGCTCGTCTCGGCGCGCGGCCGGCGGCTCGGGGACGTCTTCGCGGGCACCGTGGTCGTACGGGAGCGGATACCCACCCCGCGCGGGATGCCGGTGCTGCCGCCCCCGCCGCCCTGGCTGGCGGCGGAACTCGGCGCGCTGGACCTGTCGCGGGTACCGGACAGCTGGTGGCTGACGGTGCGCCAGTTCCTGACTCGAATATCCCAGCTCGATCCGCAGGTCGGGGGCGCGATGGCGGCCCGGCTGACCGGGGATCTGAGCGGCTGGACCGGGGCGTCGGTGCCCGCGGGCATGCATCCGGCGGTGTATCTGGCCGCGGTGGTGGGCGAGCGGCAGGCGCGGGAGGCGCAGCGGGCGTTCGGGGCGCCGCTGGGAGCTCCGGGTCCGGTGGCGGCCGGGGCTGCCTGGGGCGGGACTCAGGCTGGGGGCAATGCCGCGGGCGGGCAGGGCGGCAGTGGGGGCATCGAGCCGACTGGGGCTTTCGGGGTGGCCGGGGTGGCCGGGACGACTGGAGCTGCCGGGGTATCCGGAGCGGCTGGGGCTGCCGGGGCGCCCGAGGCAGCCGGGCCGACTTCGTCAACTTCGCCGGTCCCGCCGGTCCCGCCGATCCCGGCGACTCCGGCAATTCCGGCAACTCCGCCGTCTCCGGCGTCGGGTGGGAACGAGGTCGGAGCCGAGACCAGGGGCGAAGCCGAGGCCGGCCCGGGGGCCGAGGCCGGAACCGGCCCTGCAACCGGCGCTGCTCCCGCAACCGAAGCCGACCCCGCCCCCGAAGCCGACCCCCAAAGCTCCCGCCCCACGACCGCCCCAGCGGGCCGCGACGAGCGGCGTACGGGTTTCGCGCCGCCCGTGTGA
- a CDS encoding stage II sporulation protein M, whose protein sequence is MDLDVFVTAHRAEWDRLEELLRRKRRLTGAEADELVTLYQRATTHLSLLQTSAPDPVLTGRLTSLVARARSTVTGARKASWRDVARFFTVSFPAAVYRLRHWWIPTALLSTAVGALIAWWISTHPEVQAAIGAPEDLRAMTRPGGEYETYYSSHPAASFAAQVWTNNAQAVALCLVLGAFLGLPVFWVLFQNMLNLGIGLGLMSSAGRLDSFLGLLLPHGLLELTAVFVAAGVGLRLGWTVIDPGPRTRRTALAQEGRTALGVAIGLAAVLFVSGALEGFVTPSGLPTWARISIGVVAELAFLVYVYVLGGRAVRSGETGDVDASDRDALAPMAA, encoded by the coding sequence ATGGACCTCGATGTCTTCGTCACGGCCCACCGAGCGGAGTGGGACCGCCTCGAAGAACTGCTGCGCCGCAAACGCCGCCTCACCGGCGCCGAGGCCGACGAACTCGTCACGCTCTACCAGCGCGCCACCACCCACCTGTCCCTTCTCCAGACCAGCGCTCCGGACCCCGTCCTCACGGGACGCCTCACCTCGCTCGTGGCCCGCGCCCGCAGTACGGTGACCGGCGCGCGCAAGGCGTCCTGGCGCGACGTGGCCCGGTTTTTCACCGTCTCCTTTCCGGCCGCGGTCTACCGGCTGCGCCACTGGTGGATACCGACGGCCCTCCTGTCCACGGCGGTCGGCGCCCTCATCGCCTGGTGGATCTCCACCCACCCCGAGGTCCAGGCCGCCATCGGCGCCCCCGAAGACCTGCGCGCCATGACCCGGCCGGGCGGTGAGTACGAGACGTACTACTCAAGCCACCCCGCCGCCTCTTTCGCCGCCCAGGTCTGGACGAACAACGCGCAAGCCGTCGCCCTGTGCCTGGTCCTGGGCGCCTTCCTCGGCCTGCCCGTCTTCTGGGTGCTCTTCCAGAACATGCTCAACCTGGGTATCGGGCTGGGCCTGATGTCCTCGGCCGGCCGCCTCGACTCCTTCCTGGGCCTGCTCCTCCCGCACGGCCTCCTGGAACTCACCGCCGTCTTCGTCGCCGCCGGCGTGGGCCTGCGCCTCGGCTGGACGGTCATCGACCCGGGCCCGCGCACCCGCCGCACCGCACTCGCCCAAGAAGGGCGCACCGCGCTCGGTGTGGCCATCGGTCTCGCCGCCGTGCTGTTCGTGTCGGGCGCCCTCGAAGGTTTCGTCACCCCGTCCGGCCTGCCCACCTGGGCCCGCATCTCCATCGGCGTCGTCGCCGAGCTGGCCTTTCTCGTGTACGTGTACGTACTCGGCGGCCGTGCCGTCCGGTCCGGCGAGACGGGCGACGTCGACGCGTCGGACCGCGACGCATTGGCCCCAATGGCCGCCTGA